One genomic segment of Mesoterricola silvestris includes these proteins:
- a CDS encoding class I SAM-dependent methyltransferase: protein MFANAYDDAVRAAAYARLTFPGTYHLAFRDLPDLLGAPGRALDFGCGAGRSTRFLKELGFQAEGVDLSEAMLAEARVRDPEGRYLRVPDGDLSPLAGRRYDRILSAFTFDNVTCKGALLRQLADLLEPGGRLLNLVSSEELYRLEWASFSTAAFPGNRAPAEGDRVYTVMKDVPDARPVTDIFCPERAYLALYGAAGLVRVQAHRPLGRPEEPFAWINETRVAPWRIDVLARAGAPGSPLG, encoded by the coding sequence ATGTTCGCCAACGCCTATGACGATGCTGTGCGCGCCGCGGCCTATGCCCGGCTGACCTTTCCCGGGACCTATCACCTGGCCTTCCGGGACCTGCCGGACCTGCTGGGGGCCCCGGGCAGGGCCCTGGATTTCGGCTGCGGGGCGGGGCGCTCGACCCGCTTCCTCAAGGAGCTGGGCTTCCAGGCCGAGGGCGTGGACCTCTCGGAGGCCATGCTGGCCGAGGCCCGGGTCCGGGACCCGGAGGGCCGCTACCTGCGGGTGCCGGACGGGGATCTTTCGCCGCTGGCGGGGAGGCGCTACGACCGCATCCTGTCGGCCTTCACCTTCGATAACGTGACGTGCAAGGGGGCGCTGCTCCGGCAACTGGCGGACCTGCTCGAGCCCGGGGGGCGGCTGCTCAACCTGGTCAGCTCGGAGGAGCTGTACCGCCTGGAATGGGCCAGCTTCTCCACGGCGGCCTTCCCCGGGAACCGGGCGCCGGCCGAGGGGGACCGGGTCTACACGGTGATGAAGGACGTTCCGGACGCGCGGCCGGTGACGGATATCTTCTGCCCCGAGCGGGCGTACCTGGCCCTGTACGGGGCGGCGGGCCTGGTGCGGGTCCAGGCGCACCGGCCCCTGGGAAGGCCGGAGGAACCCTTCGCCTGGATCAACGAAACCCGCGTGGCGCCGTGGCGCATCGATGTGCTGGCCCGGGCGGGAGCGCCCGGATCACCCCTTGGCTGA
- a CDS encoding SDR family NAD(P)-dependent oxidoreductase — protein MTRPITLITGGSRGLGRNAALHLAKAGHDIVLTYHSRQDEAERALAELRAAGARAQALRLDAGDVSSFPAFARALADLLQEHWGTGQFHALVNNAGTGLHAPFAETTEAQFDQLVNVHFKGVFFLTQRLLPLLADGGRILNISSGLARFSLPGAAAYASMKGAVEVLTRYLAKELGPRRISVNTLAPGAIETDFNGGAVRDNPGLNQAIAAQTALGRVGLPDDIGAAVAALLDPGTAWINAQRIEASGGMYL, from the coding sequence ATGACCCGACCCATCACCCTCATCACCGGCGGCAGCCGCGGCCTGGGCCGCAATGCGGCCCTCCACCTGGCCAAGGCGGGCCACGATATCGTCCTCACCTACCACAGCCGCCAGGACGAAGCCGAGCGCGCCCTGGCCGAACTGCGGGCCGCGGGCGCCCGGGCCCAGGCCCTGCGCCTGGACGCCGGCGACGTTTCGTCCTTTCCCGCCTTCGCCCGGGCCCTGGCGGACCTGCTCCAGGAGCACTGGGGGACCGGCCAGTTCCACGCCCTGGTGAACAACGCGGGCACGGGCCTCCACGCCCCCTTCGCCGAGACCACCGAAGCCCAGTTCGATCAGCTGGTGAACGTCCATTTCAAGGGCGTCTTCTTCCTCACCCAGCGCCTCCTGCCCCTCCTGGCCGACGGCGGGCGGATCCTCAACATCTCCAGCGGCCTCGCCCGCTTTTCCCTGCCCGGCGCCGCCGCCTACGCCTCCATGAAGGGCGCCGTGGAGGTCCTCACCCGCTACCTGGCCAAGGAGCTGGGCCCCCGCCGCATCTCCGTGAACACGCTCGCGCCCGGGGCCATCGAAACCGATTTCAACGGCGGCGCCGTGCGTGACAACCCGGGCCTGAACCAGGCCATCGCCGCCCAGACCGCCCTGGGCCGGGTGGGCCTGCCCGACGACATCGGCGCCGCGGTGGCGGCCCTGCTGGATCCCGGCACCGCATGGATCAACGCCCAGCGCATTGAAGCCTCGGGGGGGATGTACCTCTAG
- a CDS encoding M16 family metallopeptidase, with translation MRPRSLISFLVGATLLAGPGAAGKRPVWNVPVDVKTLANGLTVVVSEDHALPTVGVSMVYRVGMRLEPKGRTGFAHLFEHMMFEGTPVARKGVFDRVIQGGGGMNNGSTRYDYTNYIESAPVSALEPILWLEADRLKALDFSPQNLKNQQDVVKEEIRVNVKNRPYGTFWLDLPAAAYSRWENSHDGYGSFEDLDHADLKDVQAFHSTYYTPSNAVLGIAGDVKAADAFALAERYFGGIPSAPKPALPDLKEPLNTKEVRLVKTDALARVPAIALAWKMPERGSKDHAAAAVLSELLVGGEASRVYLGLVKGRELLLRASGGLNSALGGPWDFDGQPLFSIFALYKPNADSDRILAAMDEIIDAVATQGVAPAELDRTKTKMLSDYYAELEVPLSRADAIAKMQALWGQAAQINEIPKWVEGVTAEDLKRVARTYLTRPNRTVIDYHTAPAKN, from the coding sequence ATGCGACCCCGATCCCTGATTTCCTTCCTGGTGGGGGCGACCCTCCTGGCCGGGCCCGGCGCGGCGGGCAAACGTCCGGTTTGGAACGTGCCGGTGGATGTGAAGACCCTTGCCAACGGCCTCACCGTGGTGGTGTCGGAGGATCACGCGCTGCCCACCGTGGGCGTGAGCATGGTCTACCGGGTGGGCATGCGCCTGGAGCCCAAGGGCCGGACGGGGTTCGCCCACCTCTTCGAGCACATGATGTTCGAAGGCACCCCGGTGGCCCGCAAGGGGGTCTTCGACCGGGTCATCCAGGGCGGCGGGGGCATGAACAACGGTTCCACCCGCTACGACTACACCAACTACATCGAATCCGCCCCCGTTTCGGCCCTGGAGCCCATCCTCTGGCTGGAGGCGGACCGCCTGAAGGCCCTGGACTTCTCGCCCCAGAACCTGAAGAACCAGCAGGACGTGGTCAAGGAGGAGATCCGCGTCAATGTGAAGAACCGCCCCTACGGCACGTTCTGGCTGGATCTTCCGGCCGCGGCCTACTCCCGGTGGGAGAACAGCCACGACGGGTACGGCTCTTTCGAGGATCTGGACCACGCGGACCTGAAGGACGTCCAGGCGTTCCACAGCACCTACTACACCCCCAGCAACGCAGTGCTGGGCATCGCCGGGGATGTGAAGGCCGCGGATGCCTTCGCCCTGGCCGAACGGTACTTCGGGGGCATCCCCTCCGCGCCGAAACCCGCCCTGCCCGACCTCAAGGAGCCCCTGAACACGAAGGAGGTCCGCCTGGTGAAGACGGACGCCCTGGCCCGGGTCCCCGCCATCGCCCTGGCCTGGAAGATGCCCGAGCGCGGCAGCAAGGATCACGCGGCGGCCGCCGTCCTTTCCGAACTGCTGGTGGGGGGCGAGGCTTCCCGCGTGTACCTGGGCCTGGTGAAGGGGCGGGAACTGCTCCTGCGGGCCAGCGGCGGCCTCAATTCCGCCCTGGGCGGCCCCTGGGATTTCGACGGGCAGCCCCTCTTCAGCATCTTCGCCCTGTACAAGCCCAACGCCGATTCGGACCGGATCCTGGCGGCCATGGACGAGATCATCGATGCCGTGGCCACCCAGGGCGTCGCCCCCGCCGAGCTGGATCGCACCAAGACCAAGATGCTTTCCGACTACTACGCCGAACTGGAGGTCCCCCTTTCACGGGCGGACGCCATCGCGAAGATGCAGGCCCTGTGGGGCCAGGCGGCGCAGATCAACGAGATCCCCAAATGGGTCGAGGGCGTGACGGCCGAGGACCTCAAGCGCGTGGCCAGGACCTACCTGACCCGGCCCAACCGCACCGTCATCGACTACCACACCGCCCCGGCGAAGAACTGA
- a CDS encoding aminotransferase-like domain-containing protein → MLLRLSEEGGPKGRQIVNQVQGLIGQGSLRSGERLPSTRDLAGALGLHRSTVAAAYQELWALGWLELRPGAQPRVRLRESMAHPEPPVAGFPWAQRLRALGRELPAPAPRPEGLLSFADFGMDPRLMPMEAFDRSLRAVLRRLGPRALDYGDPQGQAGLRTLLAERLGRHGVRATPGEVLITLGAQQALDLALRGLTRPGDAVLVESPTYNQFLRLLELQGLRAVPAPEDLDGLEAVIERERPVLFYLMPSFQNPTGRSLDQAQRERLLALCGKHRLPILEDGFTEEMKYFGRPILPLKSMDRTGLVIYVGTFSKVLFPGIRLGWLAAPEACTAALTAIRRAGELCPPPLLQEALEDFLRKGHFEVHLARLHRRFRRRMEAAVAGLRRELDPSLARWEAPHGGYLLWLRLEGFGPEVDLEAGLARHGVAVRDGRAFYPGGEGPRCLRLSISNLDEAEIGIGLARLGRGLRALREPAR, encoded by the coding sequence ATGTTGCTGCGCCTGAGCGAGGAGGGGGGACCGAAGGGACGGCAGATCGTGAACCAGGTCCAGGGCCTGATCGGGCAGGGCAGCCTCCGGTCCGGCGAACGGCTGCCCTCCACCCGGGATCTGGCGGGGGCGCTGGGGCTGCACCGGAGCACGGTGGCGGCGGCCTACCAGGAACTCTGGGCCCTGGGCTGGCTGGAACTGAGGCCCGGCGCCCAGCCGCGGGTGCGGCTCCGGGAATCCATGGCCCACCCGGAGCCGCCGGTGGCCGGGTTCCCCTGGGCCCAGCGGCTGCGGGCGCTTGGACGGGAGCTTCCCGCGCCGGCCCCGCGGCCGGAGGGGCTCCTGTCCTTCGCCGACTTCGGCATGGATCCGCGGCTGATGCCCATGGAGGCCTTCGATCGCTCGCTCCGGGCGGTGCTCCGCCGACTGGGGCCCCGGGCCCTGGACTACGGCGATCCCCAGGGCCAGGCGGGGCTGCGCACCCTGTTGGCGGAGCGGCTCGGGCGCCACGGCGTGCGGGCGACGCCGGGCGAGGTGCTCATCACCCTGGGGGCCCAGCAGGCCCTGGACCTGGCCCTGCGCGGCCTGACCCGGCCGGGGGACGCGGTGCTGGTGGAATCCCCCACCTACAACCAGTTCCTGAGGCTCCTGGAACTGCAGGGGTTGCGGGCGGTCCCGGCGCCGGAGGACCTGGACGGCCTGGAGGCGGTGATCGAACGGGAGCGCCCGGTGCTCTTCTACCTCATGCCCAGTTTCCAGAACCCCACCGGGCGCAGCCTGGACCAGGCCCAGCGCGAACGGCTGCTCGCCCTGTGCGGGAAGCACCGCCTGCCGATCCTGGAGGACGGGTTCACGGAGGAGATGAAGTACTTCGGCAGGCCCATCCTGCCCCTGAAGTCCATGGACCGCACGGGCCTGGTGATCTACGTGGGCACCTTCTCCAAGGTGCTGTTCCCGGGGATCCGCCTGGGCTGGCTGGCGGCGCCGGAGGCGTGCACGGCGGCGCTCACGGCCATCCGCCGTGCCGGGGAACTGTGCCCCCCGCCCCTGCTGCAGGAGGCCCTGGAGGATTTCCTTCGCAAGGGCCACTTCGAGGTGCACCTGGCCCGCCTGCACCGGCGCTTCCGTCGCCGGATGGAGGCCGCGGTGGCGGGGCTCCGGCGGGAACTCGACCCTTCCCTGGCCCGGTGGGAGGCCCCCCACGGCGGCTACCTGCTCTGGCTCCGGCTGGAGGGCTTCGGCCCGGAGGTGGATCTGGAGGCGGGCCTGGCCCGCCACGGCGTGGCCGTGCGGGATGGGCGCGCCTTCTACCCGGGCGGCGAGGGTCCGCGCTGCCTGCGGCTGTCCATTTCCAATCTGGACGAGGCCGAGATCGGGATCGGCCTCGCCCGGCTGGGGCGCGGGTTGCGCGCCCTCCGGGAGCCCGCCCGCTGA
- a CDS encoding AraC family transcriptional regulator produces MAPDPRSETLKDLAGLALELAPEAGVHAMALPGLKVIRSDGRTLPTHAVYQPSLCLVLQGAKEVVMNGQAFRFETGRFLVVSIDLPITSQVLAASPRKPFLCLALDLDPDMVFGLLQGLGEGPVPDRPERGIHLSEGTADLLDAFLRLLRCLGDPADAAVLGPLLRREITYRLLRTDYGPVVRQLGVAGSRIQRIAKAVARLRERFDEPLRIEELARMVHMSPSSFHKHFKQITTLSPLQFQKELRLQEARRLLRVDGLDAATAAFRVGYESPSHFSREYARHFGLPPISDLRASGGEAGA; encoded by the coding sequence ATGGCGCCGGATCCCCGCAGCGAAACCCTGAAGGACCTGGCCGGCCTGGCCCTGGAACTGGCCCCGGAGGCGGGGGTGCATGCCATGGCCCTGCCCGGGCTCAAGGTGATCCGCAGCGACGGGCGCACCCTGCCCACCCACGCCGTGTACCAGCCCTCCCTTTGCCTGGTCCTCCAGGGCGCCAAGGAAGTGGTGATGAATGGGCAGGCGTTCCGCTTCGAGACGGGGCGCTTCCTGGTGGTGTCCATCGATCTGCCCATCACCAGCCAGGTGCTGGCCGCCTCGCCCCGGAAGCCCTTCCTCTGCCTCGCCCTGGACCTGGACCCGGACATGGTCTTCGGGCTGCTGCAGGGGCTGGGGGAGGGACCCGTGCCGGACCGCCCCGAACGGGGCATCCACCTCAGCGAAGGGACCGCCGATCTCCTGGACGCCTTCCTGCGGCTCCTGCGCTGCCTGGGCGACCCCGCGGACGCGGCGGTGCTGGGCCCCCTGCTGAGGCGGGAGATCACCTACCGCCTGCTCCGGACGGACTATGGGCCGGTGGTCCGGCAACTGGGCGTGGCCGGCAGCCGCATCCAGCGCATCGCCAAGGCGGTCGCCCGGCTTCGGGAGCGGTTCGACGAACCCCTGCGCATCGAGGAACTGGCCCGCATGGTGCACATGAGCCCGTCCTCCTTCCACAAGCACTTCAAGCAGATCACGACGCTGAGCCCCCTCCAGTTCCAGAAGGAGTTGCGCCTGCAGGAGGCCCGGCGGCTGTTGCGGGTGGACGGCCTGGACGCGGCCACCGCGGCCTTCCGGGTGGGCTATGAGAGCCCCTCCCATTTCAGCCGCGAGTACGCGCGCCATTTCGGCCTGCCGCCCATCAGCGATCTCCGGGCCTCCGGCGGGGAAGCGGGAGCCTGA
- a CDS encoding efflux transporter outer membrane subunit produces the protein MRTTMPLLALAATSFLVGCKVGPTYEPPKPNAPNVWSEPLGGGETHRSADLAQWWTTFQDPALASLVERALKANPDLRLAQARLREARAQRGVAGAALGPDLQVAGSGGRERQSANQPLLGRMLPPGTDMTSNVYQAGFDASWELDLFGGNRRGLEAADAALAAAGYGLADVQVSLVAEVARQYTAARGFQRRLAIARENLTAQRDIVALARSRYQQGFTSSLEPEQAATVLSLTESQVPALETGLHTALHHLDVLLGQAPGRVIQDLETAAPVPAAPAEVPLGLPADLVRRRPDIRVAERRLAEASARVGVAKADFYPRLFLAGSFGWESAQSGSLFTSPSSTWSLGPRFRWPIFDTGRIRANVRVQDARREQALAAYEKAVLTGFEEVENALVTYAKEQARNVPLRAAVASSTRALDVARQQYASGLTSFINVLDAERTVYQAQDNLVQSDQAVAQDLIALCKALGGGWPAPGGSAKG, from the coding sequence ATGCGAACTACCATGCCCCTCCTGGCCCTGGCGGCCACCAGCTTCCTGGTCGGCTGCAAGGTCGGCCCCACCTACGAGCCCCCGAAGCCCAACGCCCCCAATGTGTGGAGCGAGCCTCTGGGGGGCGGCGAAACCCACCGCAGCGCCGATCTGGCCCAGTGGTGGACCACCTTCCAGGATCCCGCCCTGGCCTCCCTGGTGGAGCGGGCCCTGAAGGCCAACCCGGATCTCCGCCTGGCCCAGGCCCGCCTGCGGGAGGCCCGGGCCCAGCGGGGCGTGGCCGGCGCGGCCCTGGGCCCCGACCTCCAGGTGGCCGGCTCCGGCGGCCGGGAGCGCCAGAGCGCCAACCAGCCCCTCCTGGGCCGCATGCTGCCCCCCGGGACCGATATGACCAGCAACGTCTACCAGGCCGGTTTCGACGCCAGCTGGGAACTGGATCTCTTCGGCGGCAACCGCCGAGGCCTGGAGGCCGCCGACGCCGCCCTGGCCGCCGCGGGCTACGGCCTGGCCGACGTCCAGGTCAGCCTGGTGGCGGAGGTGGCCCGGCAGTACACCGCCGCCCGGGGCTTCCAGCGGCGCCTGGCCATCGCCCGGGAGAACCTCACCGCCCAGCGGGATATCGTGGCCCTGGCCCGCTCCCGCTACCAGCAGGGCTTCACGAGCAGCCTGGAACCGGAGCAGGCGGCCACCGTCCTCTCCCTGACCGAAAGCCAGGTTCCCGCCCTGGAGACGGGCCTCCACACCGCCCTGCACCACCTGGACGTCCTGCTGGGCCAGGCCCCGGGACGCGTCATCCAGGACCTGGAGACCGCCGCGCCGGTCCCCGCCGCACCCGCGGAGGTCCCCCTGGGGCTTCCGGCCGACCTGGTGCGCCGCCGCCCCGATATCCGGGTGGCCGAGCGCCGCCTGGCGGAGGCCTCCGCCCGGGTGGGCGTCGCCAAGGCCGACTTCTACCCCAGGCTCTTCCTGGCCGGGAGTTTCGGATGGGAAAGCGCCCAGAGCGGCAGCCTCTTCACCTCCCCCAGCTCCACCTGGTCCCTGGGCCCCCGCTTCCGCTGGCCCATCTTCGACACGGGAAGGATCCGCGCCAACGTGCGCGTCCAGGACGCCCGCCGGGAGCAGGCCCTGGCCGCCTACGAGAAGGCCGTGCTCACAGGCTTCGAGGAGGTGGAGAACGCCCTGGTGACCTACGCCAAGGAGCAGGCCCGCAACGTGCCCCTGCGCGCCGCCGTGGCCTCCAGCACCCGGGCCCTGGACGTGGCGCGCCAGCAGTACGCCAGCGGCCTCACCAGCTTCATCAACGTGCTGGACGCGGAGCGCACGGTGTACCAGGCCCAGGACAACCTGGTGCAAAGCGACCAGGCCGTGGCCCAGGACCTCATCGCCCTGTGCAAGGCCCTGGGCGGCGGCTGGCCGGCCCCCGGGGGTTCAGCCAAGGGGTGA
- a CDS encoding M16 family metallopeptidase, which yields MFRNRQALAVLLAASGLRLLAAHEETPLPKDLPPYGAERPIPAPAVTQRTLPNGLDVWVLNRPGFPKVTACMVIRGGNAHDAADRQGLTGFMAGLLNEGTRTRSSRQIAEELQAIGGELGAYANLDATFVQGSCLTNGLPALVHLMADITRRPVFPDHEVELAKTNALQGLQAQEAQPAFQANRAFNAALFGNHPYRYASLTAETVKGIQPETLRALHAERFQPGRALLILGGDIQEAAAMKLVAAAFGDWKGGAGTLAPLPAAPQASAHEFLLLPRPGSVQATLRVGRPAVPATHADSIPLQLANVILGGSFDSRITKNIREDKGYTYSPGARASAQQVGGSYTVRADVRSDVTAASLMEILYEMDRMGTTQVGEAELGRAKRFMGGTYLFQNQMLAALTGTLAGYWVNGLTPMALAEFIPKVNAVTAGDVRRIGRTYFAAKDQTIVVVGDEAKVKAELEQFGPVRILKK from the coding sequence ATGTTCCGCAACCGCCAAGCCCTCGCAGTGCTCCTCGCCGCCAGCGGTCTCCGCCTCCTCGCCGCCCACGAGGAAACCCCCCTGCCCAAGGATCTCCCCCCCTACGGGGCCGAACGCCCCATCCCCGCCCCCGCCGTCACCCAGCGGACCCTCCCCAACGGCCTGGATGTGTGGGTGCTGAACCGGCCCGGCTTTCCCAAGGTGACGGCCTGCATGGTCATCCGGGGCGGCAACGCCCACGATGCCGCCGACCGCCAGGGACTCACGGGCTTCATGGCCGGGCTGCTCAACGAGGGCACCCGCACCCGCAGTTCCCGCCAGATCGCCGAGGAGCTCCAGGCCATCGGCGGGGAGCTGGGCGCCTACGCCAACCTGGATGCGACCTTCGTGCAGGGGTCCTGCCTCACCAACGGCCTGCCCGCCCTGGTCCATCTGATGGCCGACATCACCCGCCGGCCGGTCTTCCCGGACCACGAAGTGGAACTGGCGAAGACCAACGCCCTCCAGGGCCTCCAGGCCCAGGAGGCCCAGCCCGCCTTCCAGGCCAACCGGGCCTTCAATGCCGCCCTCTTCGGGAACCATCCCTACCGGTACGCGTCCCTGACCGCCGAGACGGTGAAGGGGATCCAGCCCGAGACCCTGCGCGCCCTCCACGCCGAACGCTTCCAGCCGGGCCGGGCCCTGCTGATCCTCGGCGGCGATATCCAGGAGGCCGCCGCCATGAAGCTCGTCGCCGCGGCCTTCGGGGACTGGAAGGGAGGTGCCGGCACGCTGGCGCCCCTGCCGGCGGCCCCCCAGGCCTCCGCCCACGAATTCCTGCTGCTGCCCCGCCCGGGTTCCGTCCAGGCCACCCTGCGGGTGGGTCGTCCCGCCGTGCCGGCCACCCACGCGGACTCCATTCCCCTGCAGCTGGCCAATGTCATCCTCGGGGGTTCCTTCGACAGCCGGATCACCAAGAACATCCGGGAGGACAAGGGCTACACCTATTCCCCCGGCGCCCGGGCCTCCGCCCAGCAGGTGGGCGGAAGCTACACGGTCCGCGCGGATGTGCGATCGGACGTCACCGCCGCCAGCCTCATGGAAATCCTCTACGAAATGGACCGCATGGGCACCACCCAGGTGGGCGAAGCCGAACTGGGGCGCGCCAAGCGCTTCATGGGCGGGACGTACCTCTTCCAGAACCAGATGCTGGCGGCCCTCACGGGAACCCTCGCCGGCTATTGGGTCAACGGCCTGACCCCCATGGCCCTCGCCGAATTCATCCCCAAGGTGAACGCCGTGACCGCAGGCGACGTGCGGCGCATCGGCCGCACCTACTTCGCCGCCAAGGACCAGACCATCGTGGTGGTGGGGGACGAGGCCAAGGTGAAGGCCGAACTGGAACAGTTCGGCCCCGTGCGGATCCTGAAGAAGTAG
- a CDS encoding phospholipid scramblase-related protein, with translation MKLRDTYDLLDPETEAVLGQAKDEPATWAKWSRLLVKKALLPTTLHIYPTGQTQPVLSVHKKAAFLRTRLEVRDASGQMIMGLLSKAFSLGGAFRILDPAGQEVGELKGDWKGWDYKATVQGQPMGVVTKKWAGLLKEAFTNADRYLVQSERPEQLPMLLGLALAVDVVYKERQG, from the coding sequence ATGAAGCTGCGGGATACCTACGACCTCCTGGACCCCGAGACCGAGGCCGTGCTGGGCCAGGCCAAGGACGAGCCGGCCACCTGGGCCAAGTGGTCGCGCCTCCTGGTGAAGAAGGCCCTCCTTCCCACCACGCTGCACATCTACCCCACGGGCCAGACCCAGCCGGTGCTGTCGGTGCACAAGAAGGCGGCCTTCCTCCGCACCCGGCTGGAGGTGCGGGACGCCTCCGGCCAGATGATCATGGGCCTCCTGAGCAAGGCCTTCAGCCTGGGCGGCGCCTTCCGCATCCTGGACCCCGCGGGCCAGGAGGTGGGCGAACTCAAGGGCGACTGGAAGGGCTGGGACTACAAGGCCACCGTCCAGGGCCAGCCCATGGGGGTCGTCACCAAGAAATGGGCCGGCCTCCTCAAGGAAGCCTTCACCAACGCCGATCGCTACCTGGTCCAATCCGAACGCCCCGAGCAGCTCCCCATGCTCCTGGGCCTCGCGCTGGCGGTGGACGTGGTGTACAAGGAGCGCCAGGGCTAG